CATCACCCCGCTGCTGGCGGACCCGAAGGCGTTCGCCGCGCTGACGGACGCGCTGGTGGAGCTCGCCGGGCGGTACGGCGCGACGAAGATCGTCGGGCTGGAGGCGCGGGGGTTCATCCTGGCGGCTCCGGTGGCCGTGCAGGCCGGGATCGGCTTCGTGCCGGTGCGCAAGGCGGGCAAGCTGCCCGGCGCCACGCTCGCGCAGTCCTACGAGCTGGAGTACGGGACCGCGGAGATCGAGGTCCACGCCGAGGACCTGTCGGCCGGTGACCGGGTCATGGTCATCGACGACGTGCTGGCCACCGGCGGCACCGCCGGCGCCTCGCTGGAGCTGATCCGGCGGGCCGGAGCGGAGGTCGCGGGCGTGGCGGTCCTGATGGAGCTGTCGTTCCTGCCGGGGCGCAAGCGGCTGGACGGGGCGCTCGGCGGGGCACCGCTGGACGCGCTGATCGTGGTCTGATCGGACCCCGTGCGCGGTTTCGGATCGCATCCGAACGCGTCTGGGCGCGTCTGTGACCGTGCCTGACCGAAGCTGTTCGCGAAGCGGCGGCCACCCGGGACCTCCGGGTGGCCGCCGCTTCGTGCGTCGGGCCCCGGCCGGGCGTCGCCGGTCGGCTCCCGCGGCCGGGAACCCGTACCGGGACCGCCCGGGCCCGGGCTCGGCGAACGGCCTGGCGCAACCCTCGCTACCATGGGTTATCCGGACCTGACCGGGGCACCGGATCCTCCCCCCGGACGCCGCCCGGGGGGACCCCCAGAGGAGCGCTCTTGCCAGACGAGGTCCAGCCAATCTCCGCCGCGCAGCCCGACCCGCAGGCCGAGCCGGCCGCGGCACCCGCCGCCACGCCCCCGCCGGCCCCGCCGGTCAAGCCCGCGCCGGCGAAGTCGGCCGGGTCCTCCAACCGGGTGCGCGCCCGTCTGGCGCGCCTCGGCGT
Above is a window of Streptomyces subrutilus DNA encoding:
- a CDS encoding adenine phosphoribosyltransferase gives rise to the protein MTAALPQSARELLLSRIRDVPDYPKPGVMFKDITPLLADPKAFAALTDALVELAGRYGATKIVGLEARGFILAAPVAVQAGIGFVPVRKAGKLPGATLAQSYELEYGTAEIEVHAEDLSAGDRVMVIDDVLATGGTAGASLELIRRAGAEVAGVAVLMELSFLPGRKRLDGALGGAPLDALIVV